The following DNA comes from Solea solea chromosome 6, fSolSol10.1, whole genome shotgun sequence.
GGGTGGTTGCTGGGAAGCTCATGTCAGGTCCAGTTATTTATGCATACACTCTGACATATATTCTGCACTCAagcaactagaacaaggaaatgtgataattatgtgAAACTAatagttacattacatgtcattcatccaaagtgacttacaataagtgcatttcaacatttgggtacaaacaagagctcgAAGTGAGTAAGTGCTTGCTTCAAAGTAAGCCAAATTATAAGGTGCtatataatagtgtttttatttaaggtGTACTtggagcaaataacacacaacaggcAGCTGTTTGTCTACACACTTgaactgaggcagaaaaggctccgctgcatgtgcatgtttctgcaacgctgtcaatcaaaaagtggtttactcccagagaagctgagcttctgtggaagtgagttttttaaagtatttctattctattctattctattctgtgtgacagtggttttaatgcggaggctgctacgggaatacgaacaTGACGTAAGGCGATGCatcatccgtgataaacagGTGATTCTAAACTAACTTGTGACACGTTCTAATCACGTTtattattgaaatgtaaatacaacacagaacatATGCGGTCGCAGGTCACTGGAGTCAATCACAGAAgtcaggtcaccagtccatcacaggtcaaGCACACATGACTCCATGAGCTCCACACTTGCCCGTGACAATCATGTTGCACAACAAGGCTttcacgggggggggggcaactgTCATCACAAACAAGAACCATCTGTCTCATTTGTgtaacttgttttcttttaatatgaGAAGTATGCTGAAGAGATGTGGGAGTTTGAGAGAGGCCTAGGAGGGCCGAGCCCTGGCCTAAAGCCAGCCTTTGCCTGGGTTCTCTGTGAGAGTGGCATTAACATCCAGCCAACCTGTTAACCCTTCACACACAGAGCCTGACATATGCAGAGCTTCAGCAcctgaggaggatgatgaggttctctcctcatctctcaTACTTTTAGAATGCATTTATTGGAGAGGAGTCActgcctctgtttgtttcaaatgtcacatgatTAGTAtttgtgatgatgtcattataAAGTCATTTCTTACTGGAAACTCaatcactctcctgcaccaaaggtAAAGGTCACATTAGCTTGCAAGGACTCAGGAGCACATATGcatagacatactgtatatgcatacacatatactgtatgcatatatacatagacATATATGCAGTGGCAGCCCGTCCATAGAGGGCGCCCCAccagtctcacatgaagaagaagataggaatCATCTGCCAAGTTTAACGTTGTTTGAATAAGTAACGCAAAAGATGTCATTAAATATATCTGTAAAAGAAGCACGCATTGGCTCTTGCTGCTCTACTGtggccactccccctctcactcacacagcactgtgagtgagacaaggTGCCGTGAAGCCGTGAATAACAAACGCAGGGCCCCCACTCCCCTCCAGGAGGCGTTACAGGTCTCCCAGCAGGTTCAGAAATGCCTCCACTCGCTTCTATGTAAGTTCTGCTAACTTTACCAGTGCTTAATTTGTGGTTTCAACATGgaaaaagaagcacaaacacCTTTGTCTCACTGCAAAATTAGACGTTTCATAGAAGAAGCTCATAGAACTTGGACCTGAGCAGCCGAACGTCTCCATCAAGCAGCAAACGAACGACAGAGGGAGGAATTACATGCTTTCTTTCTCCAGGAGCTGCTGTGAGAAGTAGGACTGGCTCACTGGTTGCCTTCAGACCACAACAAaaactttttgttgtgtatttttattttcatttgagtgAATCTTTTAAAATGATGGTATCAAGCATGAGAATGGTGCTTTGGCGTGTCCTAGTGGTGATATTCGGGGGTTGctgagccaatctcagctaacatAGGTCAACAGGCGGAGTCAAACCCTGgagaggtcaccagtccatcacagggccacaaacaaccactcactctcacagtcCATTTAAACTGACCAATTCACCTAatctcatattgcatgtttttggactgtgggtagAAGTCACATGCaagcaaactccatgcagaaaggcccttgtttcatcctgggctcgaacccgggtcttcttgctgcaaaggcaagagtgctcaccactacaccaaccgtgtggcccctcatTAGATTATAGGATCCCAAAttagtcacaaaataacacatttgcacttacactgtgggaggaagctggaataTCCAGTGAATGAGGATTCAAACCAAAACTTTCTTAGTGATTTATTGTCTTACAGTGATCTGTGAATCTACCTCGAGTTAGCAAACATTAGCCACCATGGGCAGCAATTCAAACCAAAGCCGTAAGATTGGATCCGTGAGTCCATGATTGGAAGACGAAATAGAAACCGCTCTGTGTACAATACAAAATAAACTGatagatattattattacctcATTGGTTCACTTGTAACTGCCTTCGTCAAAGACGTGACAGAGTGTTTTCCTGCAGATCTTCTTCCTGATCCAGTAACTCAACCGTATGTTTACTGTATTTGTGGCGTGTTTGGGCCCATGTGAGGATTCTGCATACATGTCAAGTATTAGCACAGAACCAGCTGAGCAGTTTCATTCGGCAAATATTCTAAATGTCTTTCacaaaaccccacacacacacacacacacacacacacacgcagtggtAAAAGTAAGCTGTCAGCTTCATGTCTCTGTTACAACCACAGCAAACCACGCGACGTAGTCGGGTTATCGGActgactgtacacacacacacaccccacacacatTCCCAATCAGCGtggccaccaccaccaccatctcaTCTACGCCGCCATGGCAGCTTAACGAAGGACAGATCCTCGCCGTCGCAGACCCACAGCGGTTACAATTCCATGTTATTCAGACGGCGTTCAGACAGGAACCAGCTCACGTCAAAGGCATTGAGAGAGTGACAAAGCTGgagtgtccctgtgtgtgtgtgtgtgtgtgtgtgtgttgggggtggTAGCAGTATCCTATTGATAAAGACAAGAGCAGGAAAACATCTTGTGCCATGTGGTCTGCATTTGGCCGTCATCCCGAGCCCAGTGGTGCTGCCTGTGCCTGTGTTCAGCTGGTCACTAAAACTCAACCAGGCGCTGCACAGAGACACGGCCACAGCTCTCTCTACTTCACATACTGCACATGCATGTTGTGCATAGGTGTCGGGGGTTCAGGGGGAAGGACCTCAGGGTGTAATGTACctcacacaaacagcacacgcacacacatttcaaatgcAGCATGGTGCACACTGTGGCCACATAATAATGCAGCTGAAAGACACGGGAAATGGACAATTTTATTGAAAAATGTGTATGTCTCTCagcagggctgtgtgtgtgtgtgtgtgtgtgtgtgtgttccagtacTTGGTGGTGGAATAGGATCTGCTCTTTCACTTTCCATCTTTCTGTTCCCTTGTGTTCTGTCTCTCCTTCAGGGCAACATTGTTTCTGTGGCATtccttctctcactctcacacacacacaaaataattgaCACCAGTCATTTTTGACACAGCATATATTCCATATTAACGTACATTCATAGGCAGTATGGTCTTCTTCAGTGTATAAGTCTTTACAGATCTACAGTATGTCTCTATATGTTGATGATATCACGTTATTTATTATAGGAAAGCTTGGTTTTACTGCGGTGGCACAAGATAACAAGACAGTCCTGACAGTGGCATTgaaaactgagagagagacagagagacagacagagagacagacagagagggagacagagagagagagagagagtgtgtttttgtcgaTGTGGACTCTATGTGCGCTTGGAGTGAAAATGCTTCAGTCGTCATGGTGAACATGCTCGGCAACCCTCTCAGaccgcgcgtgtgtgtgtgtgtgtgtgtgtgtgtgtgtgtgtgttttagggcTGTCACTTATTCCAAAATCAAGTTTGACCGTGACGCACCTTTTCCATCTATGGTATAAAGCGctggacgtcacatgactcagtttcCATGAAACACCATCATGGCAGCCTGAGATGAACGGGACCGGGGCTGGATTTaccctgtcagagttcactgtcactttaaatctacTGCGTTAGCATAACATAGCATCATGCTAGCATTAGCGATGGACAGCGTTAATGCTGCTGTGCAgagtaaatctagtctgagtccgtGATTTAAATCTGgagcttgtgtttgttcccatCGCTCGCTGTGAGTTTCACTAACATGTCCCCCTGTTAGCTTGCTAGCCGTTAGCCTGTCTCTGACTGTTCTGGCACAACGTCTGTCCACCATCTTTACTTTTAAGATGAAAACAGCTGGTGAAGAGACACATTGTCTGACATAATTATTgtctgatttatgtgttgtatAGTACAGTGGTCCCCAACCCCCGGGCCGCGGACCGGTACCAGTCCATGGGTCAGATGGCGCGATGTTACGAGGACGCTGCTAATAAAGTTGCATTAACAGTGGATTtacgtttattattatatttaggaAATAGCAGTTTTAATGTCGGTCgtatcatttcattttattttattgaaaatattgtctgacattaaaccAGTCCCTCACGCATAAAAGGTTGGGGACCGCTGGTCTAGTACATATGTCTACAGAGGTGAACAGTGTTAGCTTGGTTGTGTAAAGGACCCACAATTCTTCCACATGTCACTTTCAGATGctctggtcatgtgactgtccAATCATGAGGACGTTTAGCtcgagtgtgtatgtgtgtgtgtgtgtgtctctctctctctgtgtgtgtgtgtgtgtgtgtgtgtgttgggtggtGGACGTGCAGGTGAAGGTCATGACCTGCGTTGATCCAAATGAGCATGAAACTCTTTCACAGCATGATACACATTTTAGATCTGATCTGAGACCTGGTCCAGTACAAGGtttctgggtgtgtgtgtgtgtgtgtgtgtgtgtgtgtgtgtcacctgtcaGTCATTGGTACTGCtgacaggtgacaggtgaaAAGACAGAAAGGAGCTGACAGTGGCTTTCAcctgttcatcatcatcattatcatcatcatcatcattgtccctctggtggacagacagtgagttagtgtgtgagtgagtggagcAGCATCAGGGCATTGCAGGGGGCAAAACAAGTGAGTTGACCTCAGTGCAGCCGCGTTCACTCAGGAATGAAATCACATCAGGTCCATCTGTGACTTCTTCCTTTGTCTCGTTCGAGTCCAACCTTGGACAGTCTTGGCGTCTCCTTTACTAACACTCTCCGACTGAGtcactgaagcagcagcagcagcagcagcagcagcagcaaggacAGAGGGCAAATACCACCCCAACCCTTTAATCCCTCCCACCCATCTGCCCATCAATTGGTCCAGTTTGGCCCCTCCTCCGCCCCCGGACCCCCGTCAGTCTCCTCAGTCTCAACAAATAAGTTaaccattacaaaaaaaaaagaattctcaACGACAAACCAAACATGAgagtgagggacagagacagacagccaGAGACACTCGGGACTCGAGAAGAAACAAACTGCCTCTGCAGGTTTAAATCCTGTGCACAAACGACTCATTTCCATACATGAACaggatgacctctgacctctcagcCAGTCTGTTTACATTGACCAGTGGTAGGTGGGAATGGTGGTTTCAAGCAGGAGACGAGGGAGCTCCACGAGTCCTCCTCGCTCTCTGAGCGAGCGTGTGGGGGGGCGTTTGTTTTGTCCATCAGCAGTGCCTTCTGTGCTCCCGCCTCCATCACCGGCACGTGTGCATCTCCACCATTTTGCGGCACTGTTTGCATTTGACGTAACAACACCAGTGGAACTTACAGCTGCACCtgtccaccacctccacctcctgcgTCTGGAAGCCGCGGCCGCAGCACATCAGCTCGCAGCCGTCAATGGCCTTTGAGGTTCTGTTACACTGGCGGCCCACCGTGCCCAGCATGCCCGGCGTCCGTGGGTCGTGATCGCAGAAATCCGGACTGGGCTCCAGGTAGACCAGGTCCTCGTCCGTGTGAGGTTTGAACTGAGCGTTGCGAGGCACCAGAACTTTGGTGCTGCCCATCTTGCGCTGCTCCACCTCGGTGGCGCCGTCAAACTTCTCTTTGATGACGTTGCCCACCTTGCGGAAGGGCGGCATGGCTCTCCAGCAGGTCTTCACCTCACAGGAGCCCGACACACCGTGACACTTGCACTCCACTCGCATGTGGGACAGGATGGCCTGCGGAGAACCAGGCAACAACGCTGTTTAGCTGATAAACACGAAGAGATTTGgtgctgtgtgactgtgtgaccatcacacagtcacacagaccaTACATGACAATGAAGTAAGACAAGCTTTATAtacattttgactgattattgAATTATAAAAACCAGAACCACTGAAGCGACTGAAGGGACTGAAGGCTACCAGACATCTACATGTTGTTTAATATGCTTATCACTGAAAATGACTTGAGATTAGAGTTCAAATCTGAtgtaattattcaattattcttGGACAGAAACCATGTGACAGggtttgtttgctgtgtccttcaGCTGAAAACAGGTtatgtcaagcaaaactatcagacctgtgtgtgtgtgtgtgtgttaaactgtcacttgacaggcttcaattCTCTCATGGATCgataaaaacaagtgaaagcACTGTGGCTGCAGCGCcaactttgactttgtttggagAAGAAATGCATGAGATGTGTCTGTTTGGTGTGTTCATCACATATCTGTTATATTAGGAATACAAAAACTAAACCTGTTAATGAATCTGCAGAGTGATGAAGTTACAGTTCTGCTTTGAATATATAAAACAATTGTCTTCAGTGCTGAAGTTTCAGCCGttgacagtgacactgacactgacagtgacagtgacagtgacactgacagtgacagtgacactgacagtgacagtgacagtgacactgacactgacactgacagtgacagtgacagtgacactgacagtgaaaaaaacatcttcCTCTGATACTCAAAGTTACCTTTCTGCCCGCCTCGTTGTTGTGCAGGTTCATGAGTGCGCGGCTGGAGGACTGACCTTTACTCCTCTCCCTCACGTCCACAAAGGACTGAGAAAAGGCCACACCGTATGCAATGTTGTCACTGCAGCCCGACCACTGGAACCCTGGAGAAGAACGTTGCATAAACATTATCACCAAAGGTGAGGGAAATTCTGCTACAACAttgcacacactgcacctttaatgcATGACCAACTCATAGAAAATGGCATCGTTTCAGCcgttaaaataagttttttaattgtcacatattatatattaaagttATAATAGTTACTGGGTGTgttaccctgtgtgtgtgtgtgtgtgtctgtctgtgcctgtgtgtgtgtgtgagaga
Coding sequences within:
- the wnt4 gene encoding protein Wnt-4a, with translation MMTGDCVVRFVLMLCCALLSANASNWLYLAKLSSVGSIRDEETCERLRGLIQRQVQICKRSVEVMDAVRRGAQLAIDECQFQFRNRRWNCSTLETMPVFGKVVTQGTREAAFVYAISAASVAFAVTRACSSGELEKCGCDHNVHGVSPEGFQWSGCSDNIAYGVAFSQSFVDVRERSKGQSSSRALMNLHNNEAGRKAILSHMRVECKCHGVSGSCEVKTCWRAMPPFRKVGNVIKEKFDGATEVEQRKMGSTKVLVPRNAQFKPHTDEDLVYLEPSPDFCDHDPRTPGMLGTVGRQCNRTSKAIDGCELMCCGRGFQTQEVEVVDRCSCKFHWCCYVKCKQCRKMVEMHTCR